A segment of the Capnocytophaga sp. ARDL2 genome:
CGAATCTTATCATTTGTTGTTAAATGATTACAAACAACAAATTGATTTACTTACTATTGACGAACAAAAAGTTATAGAAAGTTATTTTGTGAAATTTAAAAAAAAATAGAGGCTGTATGATTTTACAGTCTCTATTTTATTAATTAATAGTTCTATAAAAGTTAACAAACTTCTAATGAACTCCTAATAAACTAACAAACAAAAACAACAAACAACAACAATTTATGAGCAGTTTCGAAAACGAAAGCTTTAGAGATTCCATAGGAACGATTGACAAAGACGGTAAACGCGTATGGATGTTTCCCAAAAAGCCAGTAGGGAAATATTACGACAAAAGAAAATTGGTGAGTTATATACTTCTAGTAGTATTGGTAGCTTCGCCGTTTATCAAAATCAATGGAAATCAATTATTTCTATTCAATCTAATCGACCGAAAATTCAATATTTTTTCATTGCCTTTTTGGCCTCAAGATTTTTACTTGATGGTGATTTCGATGGTGATAGGTGTATTGTTTGTCGCCTTGTTTACAGTGGCATTTGGTCGTATATTTTGTGGATGGATCTGTCCGCAAACGATTTTTATGGAAATGGTTTTCCGTCGTATCGAATACTGGATTGATGGAGATCGTGGAGCTCAAATCAAATTGGCAAAACAACCATGGAACGCCGAAAAAATCAGAAAAAGATTTTTGAAATGGGTTATTTTTTACTTGATTTCTTTTGGGATTGCTAATGTGTTTTTGGCTTATTTATTGGGAAGTGATCGCATTTATCAATTGGTAACGCATAGTCCACTCGACAATCTTTCTACTTTTATTGCCTTGGTAATATTTTCATTCATTTTTTATTTTATCTTTACCTGGTTTAGAGAGCAGGTGTGTATTATAGCTTGTCCTTACGGAAGATTGCAAGGGGTATTGCTCGACAACAAATCGGTAATCGTGGCTTATGACTACAAGCGAGGTGAAAAAGAAAAGGGTAGAGCCAAGTTCAACAAAAAAGTGGATAGAGCCACTACAGGACAAGGAGATTGTATCGACTGTGCTCAATGTGTGCATGTCTGTCCTACGGGAATCGACATCCGAAACGGTACGCAGCTCGAGTGTGTAAACTGTACAGCTTGTATGGATGCCTGTGATGCGATGATGCGTGCAGTAAAT
Coding sequences within it:
- the ccoG gene encoding cytochrome c oxidase accessory protein CcoG, whose translation is MSSFENESFRDSIGTIDKDGKRVWMFPKKPVGKYYDKRKLVSYILLVVLVASPFIKINGNQLFLFNLIDRKFNIFSLPFWPQDFYLMVISMVIGVLFVALFTVAFGRIFCGWICPQTIFMEMVFRRIEYWIDGDRGAQIKLAKQPWNAEKIRKRFLKWVIFYLISFGIANVFLAYLLGSDRIYQLVTHSPLDNLSTFIALVIFSFIFYFIFTWFREQVCIIACPYGRLQGVLLDNKSVIVAYDYKRGEKEKGRAKFNKKVDRATTGQGDCIDCAQCVHVCPTGIDIRNGTQLECVNCTACMDACDAMMRAVNLPEGLIRYASESEIAENKPFEFTARMKGYAAVLFILIGVLIGMLFLRSELETKIRKIPGQTYERVEDKISNVFTYSITNKTNGDYQNVTFKLVEPVGELEVVGNPKIAVKPGDQATGTFFIRIKEQELKGEYKVEVKIEVYDGDKLIDKTSTSFLGPKSLI